From Calditrichota bacterium, one genomic window encodes:
- a CDS encoding IPT/TIG domain-containing protein: MKQLFIFITILLMGIIVIACDSYDSPDPIYTPLTSSSSAKMDEANPISPSEGTAGVSIFTINGTGFSPDSGSNIVYLETPDTTAVADLVSFSETEIQFHRPGFVEDSTRITIVNRDKINLDSFYPYSFDEIVNEYTDLRDELENISNIAMDSDENLYVFIDGGVLYKVAPDGSYEIINTSLKDDKARDFINGPNNYLYYSDSKDIDRINLQTGQDEEFVRLSKSVYRLGFVEHKGVNILYAGRKSGLFAVLEDKSNKIVEYEDDEKFEIFGIRYYDGKLYVLAEYEGSDQGIPKMAIWEHTVLDNTGALSEKSLLHNLTIGEFGGEAFNYLEIDADGRFYVTSEKRKDYGILTINSSGEVTPIYKDKSILPVVIDRIVWGNGNYAYVHNGLTFDNEATNRIIRIKRLDMGINGADYIGR; this comes from the coding sequence ATGAAACAATTATTCATTTTTATAACAATTTTATTAATGGGAATTATAGTTATTGCGTGTGATTCTTATGATTCCCCGGATCCAATCTACACCCCTTTAACCAGCTCATCATCGGCTAAAATGGATGAAGCAAATCCTATCTCTCCTTCAGAAGGAACAGCGGGAGTCTCTATATTTACAATTAACGGAACTGGTTTTTCACCAGACTCAGGATCGAACATTGTTTATCTGGAAACGCCGGATACAACTGCAGTAGCAGACCTGGTTAGTTTTAGTGAAACAGAGATCCAATTCCATAGACCTGGTTTTGTTGAAGATAGTACCAGGATTACAATTGTAAATAGAGATAAGATAAATCTCGATTCTTTTTATCCATATAGTTTTGATGAAATTGTAAATGAGTACACTGACTTACGGGATGAGTTAGAGAATATCAGCAATATTGCGATGGACTCAGATGAGAACCTGTATGTCTTTATTGATGGAGGTGTATTATATAAAGTAGCTCCAGATGGTTCATATGAAATCATAAACACTTCATTAAAAGATGATAAAGCCAGGGATTTCATAAATGGTCCAAATAATTATTTGTACTATTCCGATTCAAAAGACATAGACAGGATTAATCTTCAAACAGGACAAGATGAAGAATTTGTACGGTTAAGTAAATCGGTCTATCGTTTGGGATTTGTTGAGCATAAAGGAGTTAACATTCTTTATGCCGGGAGAAAATCAGGGCTTTTTGCGGTACTCGAAGACAAAAGCAATAAAATTGTTGAATATGAGGATGATGAAAAATTTGAAATTTTTGGGATCCGTTATTATGACGGCAAACTCTATGTCTTAGCAGAATATGAAGGTAGTGATCAGGGAATTCCAAAGATGGCAATTTGGGAGCACACTGTTCTTGATAACACTGGTGCGTTAAGTGAAAAAAGCCTTCTTCACAATTTGACAATAGGTGAATTTGGAGGAGAAGCTTTTAACTATCTTGAAATAGATGCGGATGGCCGATTTTATGTTACCAGTGAAAAAAGAAAAGACTATGGAATCCTGACAATTAATTCCTCAGGAGAGGTTACACCCATTTATAAAGATAAAAGCATTTTACCGGTTGTAATAGATAGGATTGTTTGGGGCAATGGCAATTATGCTTATGTACACAATGGGTTGACTTTTGATAACGAGGCCACAAACAGGATAATAAGAATAAAACGTCTCGATATGGGAATAAATGGGGCGGATTATATCGGTCGCTAG
- a CDS encoding fibronectin type III domain-containing protein, with the protein MKNSNNRKSGLLFYALLAGLLLFGEVQTVKAQVSGPQEIKWMWVGQLRHWFSNGLAEIEYGRRGRACCENTDQIDGLIYPAQFANQNHNVAGVMWIGTTDYDDPVSNENYAHKVVCMGSRVLNLNTEIYPEKIEMIGRYDHPVVLVDNAPASDLDDRDEVDIIDPDMSEDRMVVIRTHTSIGITVTKKVRYFAQKNHENFYIYDYVFKNTGIIDNNGTVVQKDLKDVVFHWQHRLAFGHEAFVQGWAYSNQNYGRNAVNDVIGENGLTDGSEFRASINWFGPHSGSGNFLRDIGQPNPTNSKMVSAQYVGIAVLHADTDVDNKADDIFQPKTTKFMGSDRDDQGVNQYNADLMSRKYTKHMTAGHLPQSHAELIGESFADDYGDDNGGYSAAQGFGPYPLMKHGDSIRIVLVEAIGSLDIITNKQVTVNWANNENLILPNGSEASSADEYKRTWVETGKDSLYKAFRNAKRIFNEIETSGVISDPAPPAPTSFSVIGGGDRIQLKWTPPETAFSNFAGYRVYRGVDRPDTTFQLIYDGTETSYDDKSAKRGVDYYYYVVTYDDGSTNTDVTNSGTPLESSMFYTLTNQPATLKRPPGKKLSEIRVVPNPYNIRAQELQFGTTTQDRIAFYGLPANCKIKIFTERGDLVNTIIHDDGSGDETWEQLTSSRQLVVSGVYIAYFEVMQDIIDQNSGSISLKKGDNIFRRFVIIR; encoded by the coding sequence ATGAAAAATTCTAATAATAGAAAAAGCGGTCTTTTGTTTTATGCTCTTTTAGCAGGTTTGTTATTATTTGGTGAAGTACAAACTGTTAAAGCACAAGTAAGTGGTCCACAAGAAATTAAATGGATGTGGGTCGGTCAACTAAGGCATTGGTTTTCTAATGGATTGGCTGAAATAGAATATGGGCGGAGAGGGCGTGCCTGTTGCGAAAACACAGATCAAATAGACGGTTTAATTTATCCTGCTCAATTTGCTAATCAAAACCATAATGTAGCTGGTGTAATGTGGATAGGAACAACAGATTATGATGATCCTGTTTCAAATGAAAATTATGCGCACAAAGTGGTATGCATGGGTAGCAGAGTTTTAAACTTAAATACGGAGATCTATCCTGAAAAAATTGAAATGATTGGACGGTATGATCATCCGGTGGTTTTGGTTGATAACGCACCAGCATCAGATTTAGATGACAGGGATGAGGTTGATATTATCGACCCGGATATGAGTGAAGACCGCATGGTTGTAATTAGGACGCACACATCAATTGGGATTACAGTAACAAAAAAAGTGCGCTATTTTGCCCAGAAAAATCATGAGAATTTCTACATCTATGACTATGTATTTAAAAATACCGGGATTATAGACAATAACGGTACAGTAGTTCAGAAAGATCTAAAAGACGTTGTTTTTCATTGGCAGCATCGTTTAGCATTTGGCCATGAAGCATTTGTCCAGGGATGGGCATACAGCAATCAAAATTATGGAAGAAATGCAGTAAACGATGTTATTGGTGAAAACGGATTAACGGATGGTTCAGAATTTAGAGCAAGTATTAACTGGTTTGGGCCGCACAGTGGTAGTGGCAATTTTCTTCGGGATATTGGTCAACCAAATCCGACAAACTCTAAAATGGTTAGTGCGCAGTATGTCGGAATTGCAGTTCTTCATGCAGATACAGACGTTGATAATAAAGCTGATGATATTTTCCAACCGAAAACAACAAAATTTATGGGTTCCGACAGAGATGATCAGGGTGTAAACCAATACAATGCTGATCTCATGTCGCGTAAGTACACAAAGCATATGACAGCAGGGCATCTTCCTCAAAGCCATGCAGAATTAATTGGTGAAAGTTTTGCTGATGACTATGGAGATGACAATGGTGGTTATTCTGCAGCTCAGGGGTTTGGCCCATATCCTCTAATGAAACATGGTGATAGTATTAGAATTGTATTGGTTGAAGCGATTGGTTCTCTTGACATTATTACTAATAAACAAGTCACAGTTAACTGGGCAAATAACGAAAACTTAATTCTTCCAAATGGATCTGAAGCATCATCAGCTGATGAATATAAAAGAACCTGGGTTGAGACAGGAAAAGATTCGCTTTATAAAGCATTTAGAAATGCAAAAAGAATATTTAATGAAATTGAAACTAGCGGTGTTATTAGTGATCCTGCGCCACCTGCACCTACAAGCTTCTCTGTTATTGGTGGAGGAGATAGGATACAATTAAAATGGACACCACCCGAGACAGCATTTTCCAACTTTGCAGGATATAGGGTTTATCGAGGGGTTGACAGGCCTGACACTACTTTTCAATTAATATACGATGGTACTGAAACATCTTATGACGATAAAAGCGCAAAACGTGGAGTTGATTACTATTACTATGTAGTAACATATGATGATGGATCTACAAATACGGATGTTACGAATTCGGGCACCCCATTAGAAAGTAGCATGTTTTATACACTTACAAATCAACCTGCCACATTAAAAAGGCCTCCCGGGAAAAAATTATCCGAAATACGTGTAGTTCCAAATCCATACAATATTCGGGCCCAGGAGTTACAATTCGGAACAACCACTCAAGATCGAATAGCATTTTATGGACTTCCTGCCAATTGTAAAATTAAAATTTTTACAGAAAGAGGGGATTTAGTTAACACTATTATCCATGATGATGGATCAGGTGATGAGACATGGGAACAGTTGACTAGTTCCAGGCAGTTAGTTGTTAGCGGTGTATATATAGCCTACTTTGAGGTGATGCAGGATATTATTGACCAAAATAGCGGCTCAATAAGCTTAAAAAAAGGTGATAATATTTTTAGAAGATTTGTCATTATTCGCTAA
- a CDS encoding T9SS type A sorting domain-containing protein, whose product MMRLLSKSLFVLILSAFLFAGNQTVEEGKLLIPLTEETITIDGELDQEWKNVTPVVLRTYEEGSDVVDSYDDHFSTFRTMYSEDFLYIFVTVVDDSLDSSTGNDWDRDNVELFLDGNNDKNDQATGYDDNDVQWRWIWNSDKDTSLTPGQGEYAFTTTDEGYNLEIAISADTLSAYAFELTDGETVGFEISNRDMDSQAVQNNIKWWNAGATAWNTPALFGTAKLTDREVKSTLDINEVEEAPEIDGVIEDDAGWLGIPAIGLTTIENGDLEDGILTSWEDHFSTFRAGFDEDALYIAVEVVDDSLDSSTGNDWDRDNIELFLDGNNDKNDQATGYDANDVQWRWIWNSDKDTSLTPGQGEYVFSETDNGYILEIAISADTLSNYALDLVDGETIGFEISNRDMDSQQVQINRKWWNEGATAWNTPALFGTAKLNGTITAIENEFGVPNTLELKQNFPNPFNPNTRIDFTLDKAARVSLEVFNVLGQRVAVLINGQLSAGANHAIFNGHDLPSGIYVYKLTTGSSSIAKKMMLIK is encoded by the coding sequence ATGATGAGATTGCTATCTAAATCATTGTTTGTTTTAATATTATCTGCATTTCTTTTTGCAGGCAATCAAACCGTTGAAGAAGGGAAATTACTAATTCCTTTAACGGAGGAAACAATCACCATTGATGGTGAATTAGATCAAGAGTGGAAAAATGTTACACCTGTTGTATTAAGGACTTATGAAGAAGGTTCTGATGTTGTAGATAGTTATGATGATCATTTTTCTACATTCAGGACAATGTACTCAGAGGATTTTCTTTATATATTTGTTACAGTTGTAGATGATTCCCTGGACAGCTCGACTGGTAATGATTGGGATCGTGATAACGTTGAACTATTCCTGGATGGTAATAATGATAAAAATGATCAGGCCACAGGATATGATGATAATGATGTTCAATGGCGTTGGATCTGGAACTCAGATAAAGACACTTCATTAACACCGGGACAAGGTGAGTATGCTTTTACAACAACAGATGAAGGGTATAATTTAGAAATAGCTATTTCTGCAGATACGCTTTCTGCATATGCTTTTGAGTTAACAGATGGCGAAACAGTTGGATTTGAGATCTCAAACAGAGATATGGACAGCCAGGCAGTTCAAAACAATATTAAATGGTGGAATGCCGGCGCAACAGCATGGAATACACCAGCTTTGTTTGGTACAGCTAAATTAACAGATCGTGAAGTTAAAAGCACTCTGGATATAAATGAAGTTGAGGAAGCACCTGAAATTGATGGTGTTATTGAAGATGACGCCGGCTGGTTAGGTATTCCTGCTATTGGCTTAACAACAATTGAAAATGGTGATCTGGAAGATGGAATTTTAACAAGTTGGGAAGATCATTTCTCTACTTTCAGAGCAGGCTTTGACGAAGATGCACTTTATATTGCTGTTGAAGTTGTTGATGATTCTTTAGATAGTTCTACAGGGAATGACTGGGATCGAGATAATATTGAACTTTTCCTTGATGGCAATAACGACAAAAATGATCAGGCTACAGGGTATGATGCTAATGATGTTCAATGGCGTTGGATCTGGAATTCAGATAAAGACACATCTTTAACACCAGGACAAGGGGAATATGTTTTCTCAGAAACTGACAATGGTTATATTTTAGAGATAGCTATCTCTGCAGATACTCTTAGTAATTATGCACTTGATTTGGTAGATGGCGAAACAATTGGTTTTGAAATCTCGAATCGTGATATGGATTCACAGCAAGTTCAAATTAATCGCAAATGGTGGAATGAAGGTGCAACTGCCTGGAACACTCCAGCTTTATTTGGAACTGCAAAACTAAATGGTACAATTACAGCTATTGAGAATGAATTTGGTGTTCCTAATACATTGGAATTAAAGCAGAACTTTCCGAATCCATTTAATCCAAATACCAGAATTGATTTTACTCTTGACAAAGCAGCGCGTGTTTCATTAGAAGTATTTAATGTTCTCGGGCAAAGAGTTGCAGTGCTTATAAATGGGCAATTGTCTGCTGGTGCAAATCATGCTATATTTAATGGACATGACTTACCAAGCGGTATTTATGTGTATAAATTAACAACAGGTAGTAGTAGCATTGCCAAAAAAATGATGCTGATTAAGTAA
- a CDS encoding PorV/PorQ family protein, translating to MKSRILNILTILIIGFIAVQLEAGNKIAQTGFQFLSVTSDAHTSSLGDAVTAREMGSASLFSNPAALAKIDGTIEANFSMSKWIAEINHAVLSIAYKPFNGDYGVIGLSLQSVDYGDFLGTINANNDLGFIETGVFNPKALAMGIGYAKSITNQFSVGGHLKATYQNLGNSIIVSNSDYKTKQNTVSAIAFDFGTQFDTEFKRIVFGMTIRNFSDEIEYEVESFQLPLLFTIGASTSLFEWIPINPVDQELLVSIDVSHPRSHPEQIKIGLDYTLMNILSLRSGFISNNDEDAFSFGAGIQYSGFHFDYAYSPFGVFDKVQRITAKISL from the coding sequence GTGAAAAGTAGAATACTAAATATTTTAACAATTTTAATTATTGGGTTTATAGCTGTTCAATTAGAAGCTGGAAATAAAATTGCACAGACCGGTTTCCAATTTTTAAGTGTAACATCAGACGCACATACAAGCAGCCTTGGTGATGCTGTTACAGCAAGGGAAATGGGTTCAGCTTCATTGTTTAGCAATCCGGCAGCATTAGCGAAAATCGATGGAACTATTGAAGCTAATTTTAGCATGTCAAAATGGATAGCGGAAATTAACCATGCAGTGCTAAGTATAGCTTATAAGCCATTTAACGGAGATTATGGTGTAATAGGGCTTTCATTACAATCTGTGGATTATGGAGATTTTCTTGGGACAATTAATGCTAATAATGATTTAGGGTTCATAGAAACAGGTGTATTTAATCCAAAAGCTTTGGCGATGGGGATTGGCTATGCAAAAAGTATTACGAATCAATTTTCTGTTGGTGGTCATTTAAAGGCAACTTATCAAAACCTGGGGAATAGCATTATTGTTAGTAATTCTGATTATAAGACAAAACAAAATACAGTTTCTGCAATTGCCTTTGACTTTGGTACTCAGTTTGATACTGAATTTAAGAGAATAGTTTTTGGTATGACAATTCGGAATTTTTCTGATGAAATTGAATACGAAGTTGAGAGTTTTCAGCTTCCATTACTATTTACCATTGGTGCATCAACAAGTTTATTTGAATGGATTCCAATAAACCCTGTAGATCAAGAATTATTGGTCTCGATAGATGTCAGTCATCCAAGGTCTCACCCAGAACAAATTAAAATCGGTCTGGACTATACACTTATGAATATACTTTCATTGCGCTCAGGTTTTATTTCAAATAATGATGAAGACGCGTTTTCATTTGGTGCCGGGATTCAATACTCAGGTTTTCATTTTGATTATGCATACAGCCCTTTTGGAGTTTTCGACAAAGTTCAAAGGATCACAGCGAAAATTTCATTATAA